In Streptomyces sp. NBC_00878, a single window of DNA contains:
- the glyA gene encoding serine hydroxymethyltransferase — protein sequence MSLLNQSLHELDPDVAAAVDAELDRQQSTLEMIASENFAPVAVMEAQGSVLTNKYAEGYPGRRYYGGCEHVDVAEQIAIDRVKELFGAEYANVQPHSGASANQAALFALAQPGDTILGLDLAHGGHLTHGMRLNFSGKQFNVVAYHVDDAGLVDMAEVERLAKEHRPKVIIAGWSAYPRQLDFAEFRRIADEVEAFLWVDMAHFAGLVAAGLHPNPVEYADVVTSTTHKTLGGPRGGIILAKKAFAKKLNSSVFPGFQGGPLEHVIAAKAVSFKVAASEDFKERQRRTVEGARILAERLTAADARAAGVNVLSGGTDVHLILVDLRDSELDGQQAEDRLHEVGITVNRNSVPNDPRPPMVTSGLRIGTPALATRGFTAEDFAEVADVIAEALKAPASFGEADAEPLRTRVKALADKHPLYPGLNK from the coding sequence ATGTCGCTTCTGAACCAGTCCCTCCACGAGCTCGACCCGGACGTCGCCGCCGCCGTCGACGCCGAGCTGGACCGCCAGCAGTCCACCCTCGAAATGATCGCCTCGGAGAACTTCGCCCCGGTCGCGGTCATGGAGGCGCAGGGATCGGTCCTCACCAACAAGTACGCCGAGGGCTACCCGGGCCGCCGCTACTACGGCGGCTGCGAGCACGTCGACGTCGCCGAGCAGATCGCGATCGACCGGGTCAAGGAGCTGTTCGGCGCCGAGTACGCCAACGTGCAGCCGCACTCGGGCGCCTCCGCCAACCAGGCCGCGCTGTTCGCGCTGGCCCAGCCCGGCGACACCATCCTCGGCCTCGACCTGGCCCACGGCGGCCACCTGACCCACGGGATGCGGCTCAACTTCTCCGGCAAGCAGTTCAACGTGGTCGCCTACCACGTGGACGACGCCGGCCTGGTCGACATGGCCGAGGTCGAGCGGCTCGCCAAGGAGCACCGTCCGAAGGTGATCATCGCGGGCTGGTCGGCGTACCCGCGGCAGCTGGACTTCGCCGAGTTCCGCCGGATCGCGGACGAGGTCGAGGCCTTCCTGTGGGTCGACATGGCGCACTTCGCGGGTCTGGTCGCGGCCGGTCTCCACCCGAACCCGGTGGAGTACGCGGACGTGGTCACCTCCACCACCCACAAGACGCTGGGCGGACCGCGCGGCGGAATCATCCTCGCCAAGAAGGCCTTCGCGAAGAAGCTGAACTCGTCCGTCTTCCCGGGCTTCCAGGGCGGTCCCCTGGAGCACGTGATCGCGGCCAAGGCGGTCTCCTTCAAGGTCGCCGCGAGCGAGGACTTCAAGGAGCGCCAGCGCCGTACGGTCGAGGGCGCCCGGATCCTCGCCGAGCGGCTGACGGCCGCCGACGCCCGCGCGGCCGGTGTGAACGTGCTCTCCGGCGGTACGGACGTCCACCTGATCCTGGTCGACCTGCGCGACTCGGAGCTGGACGGCCAGCAGGCCGAGGACCGTCTCCACGAGGTCGGCATCACGGTCAACCGCAACTCGGTCCCGAACGACCCGCGCCCGCCGATGGTCACCTCGGGCCTGCGGATCGGCACGCCCGCCCTGGCCACCCGCGGCTTCACGGCCGAGGACTTCGCCGAGGTCGCGGACGTCATCGCCGAGGCGCTGAAGGCGCCCGCGTCCTTCGGTGAGGCCGACGCGGAGCCCCTCAGGACCCGGGTCAAGGCGCTCGCCGACAAGCACCCGCTGTACCCCGGTCTGAACAAGTAG
- a CDS encoding L-serine ammonia-lyase, whose protein sequence is MAISVFDLFSIGIGPSSSHTVGPMRAARIFARRLRNEDVLPSVTSIRAELYGSLGATGHGHGTPKAVLLGLEGASPRTVDVEGADDRVERIKSSGRIALLGDQEIGFSFDDDLILHRRKTLPYHANGMTLWAYDASGAELLSKTYYSVGGGFVVDEDAVGADRIKLDDTVLKYPFRTGDELLRLAKETGLSISALMLENERAWRTEDEIHDGLIAIWRVMQACVSRGMSREGILPGGLRVRRRAAMSARQLRAEGDPLAHAMEWITLYAMAVNEENAAGGRVVTAPTNGAAGIIPAVLHYYINFVPGADEEGVVRFLLAAGAIGMLFKENASISGAEVGCQGEVGSACSMAAGALAEVLGGSPEQVENAAEIGMEHNLGLTCDPVGGLVQIPCIERNGMAAVKAVTAAKMAMRGDGSHKVSLDKVIKTMKETGADMSVKYKETARGGLAVNIIEC, encoded by the coding sequence GTGGCCATCTCGGTCTTCGACCTGTTCTCGATCGGCATCGGCCCGTCCAGCTCCCACACGGTCGGCCCGATGCGCGCCGCGCGGATTTTCGCGCGCCGGCTGCGCAACGAGGACGTCCTGCCCTCGGTGACCTCGATACGCGCCGAGCTGTACGGCTCACTGGGCGCGACCGGACACGGCCACGGCACCCCCAAGGCGGTGCTGCTCGGTCTGGAGGGCGCCTCGCCGCGCACGGTGGACGTGGAGGGGGCCGACGACCGCGTCGAGCGGATCAAGTCGTCTGGCCGCATCGCCCTGCTCGGCGACCAGGAGATCGGCTTCTCCTTCGACGACGATCTGATCCTGCACCGCCGCAAGACGCTGCCGTACCACGCGAACGGCATGACGCTGTGGGCGTACGACGCCTCGGGCGCCGAGCTGCTGTCGAAGACGTACTACTCGGTGGGCGGTGGTTTCGTCGTCGACGAGGACGCGGTGGGCGCGGACCGCATCAAGCTGGACGACACGGTCCTCAAGTACCCCTTCCGCACGGGCGACGAGCTGCTGCGCCTGGCGAAGGAGACGGGCCTGTCGATCTCCGCCCTGATGCTGGAGAACGAGCGGGCCTGGCGCACCGAGGACGAGATCCACGACGGGCTCATCGCCATCTGGCGGGTGATGCAGGCGTGCGTGTCGCGCGGCATGTCCCGCGAGGGCATCCTGCCGGGCGGCCTCAGGGTCCGCCGCCGCGCGGCCATGTCGGCCCGCCAACTGCGCGCCGAGGGCGACCCGTTGGCGCACGCGATGGAGTGGATCACGCTGTACGCGATGGCGGTGAACGAGGAGAACGCGGCGGGCGGCCGCGTCGTGACCGCCCCGACGAACGGCGCGGCGGGCATCATCCCGGCGGTCCTGCACTACTACATCAACTTCGTGCCGGGCGCCGACGAGGAGGGAGTCGTACGGTTCCTGCTCGCCGCGGGCGCGATCGGCATGCTCTTCAAGGAGAACGCCTCCATCTCCGGTGCCGAGGTCGGCTGCCAGGGCGAGGTCGGCTCGGCCTGCTCGATGGCGGCGGGCGCGCTGGCCGAGGTGCTCGGCGGATCGCCCGAACAGGTAGAGAACGCCGCGGAGATCGGCATGGAGCACAACCTCGGCCTCACCTGCGACCCGGTCGGCGGCCTCGTACAGATCCCCTGCATCGAACGCAACGGCATGGCGGCGGTCAAGGCGGTCACCGCCGCCAAGATGGCGATGCGCGGCGACGGCTCGCACAAGGTGTCCCTGGACAAGGTCATCAAGACGATGAAGGAGACCGGGGCGGACATGAGCGTGAAGTACAAGGAGACGGCTCGGGGCGGGCTTGCGGTGAACATCATCGAGTGCTGA
- a CDS encoding PfkB family carbohydrate kinase has product MFCGDIAFDVALRVPHLPDPDQKTHAFENLVSAGGVAANSAVACARQGVTTALLAVVGDDVLGACTKDFLASRGVDVTAVTTTPGITGHLGAQGGTRTGRRRTNSSRKADPGSRTRRGTRPRRMGHAGLLAWVKVGGSVRGGCR; this is encoded by the coding sequence CTGTTCTGTGGAGACATCGCGTTCGACGTGGCGCTTCGCGTTCCGCACCTTCCTGACCCGGACCAGAAGACGCACGCGTTCGAGAACCTGGTGAGTGCCGGAGGGGTGGCTGCCAACTCTGCGGTGGCTTGCGCCCGACAGGGCGTCACCACAGCCCTGCTCGCCGTCGTCGGGGACGATGTGCTCGGCGCCTGCACCAAGGACTTCCTTGCCTCGCGGGGCGTCGATGTCACGGCCGTCACCACCACACCCGGGATCACCGGCCACCTCGGTGCCCAAGGGGGTACCCGGACAGGGAGACGACGGACGAACTCCTCGCGAAAGGCCGACCCCGGGAGTCGGACGCGCCGCGGGACACGACCTAGGCGTATGGGCCACGCAGGGTTGTTGGCGTGGGTGAAGGTGGGTGGATCAGTCCGAGGCGGATGCCGGTGA
- a CDS encoding carbohydrate ABC transporter permease → MSARTARTRDRGRGPVEKDSTNLVAAIRQSLPRAAWWAVCTSLAVLFLYPLYVMVSQSLKAPGEAATAPPTLYPHELSLDNYRALGGDTGIDIVASAGNSLLVSLGATLATVVLSTLAGYGFARLRFPGSNILFFATLATFMIPFQAVITPLYLLLNNLGLQDSRLGLAAVYTTFQLPFGLFLMRNSFAAVPRSLEEAALIDGCGILKAMVRVVLPVAAPGVITTALLTFFACWNEFFAALILVTDQEKFTLPVSLSVLASGNLGSVDWGVLQAGVAVTIVPCVVIYLLLQKYYVGGLLSGPVK, encoded by the coding sequence GTGAGCGCTCGCACCGCGAGGACCCGAGACCGGGGAAGAGGCCCGGTGGAGAAGGACTCGACGAACCTGGTGGCCGCCATCCGCCAGTCGCTGCCGCGCGCCGCCTGGTGGGCGGTCTGCACCAGCCTGGCCGTGCTGTTCCTCTACCCGCTGTACGTGATGGTGTCGCAGAGCCTCAAGGCGCCGGGCGAGGCCGCCACCGCGCCGCCCACCCTCTATCCGCACGAGCTGTCCCTCGACAACTACCGGGCCCTGGGCGGTGACACGGGGATCGACATCGTGGCCAGCGCCGGAAACAGCCTGCTGGTCTCCCTCGGCGCCACACTGGCGACGGTGGTCCTCAGCACGCTCGCGGGCTACGGGTTCGCGCGACTGCGCTTCCCCGGCAGCAACATCCTCTTCTTCGCCACCCTCGCCACCTTCATGATCCCCTTCCAGGCGGTCATCACCCCGCTCTACCTGCTCCTCAACAACCTCGGCCTCCAGGACTCGCGGCTCGGACTGGCCGCCGTCTACACCACCTTCCAGCTCCCCTTCGGGCTGTTCCTGATGCGCAACTCCTTCGCGGCCGTGCCCCGCAGCCTCGAAGAGGCCGCGCTGATCGACGGCTGCGGCATCCTCAAGGCGATGGTCCGCGTCGTCCTGCCAGTCGCCGCGCCGGGCGTCATCACCACCGCCCTGCTCACCTTCTTCGCCTGCTGGAACGAGTTCTTCGCGGCGCTGATCCTCGTCACCGACCAGGAGAAATTCACCCTCCCGGTCAGCCTCAGCGTCCTCGCCAGCGGCAACCTCGGAAGCGTCGACTGGGGGGTCCTCCAGGCCGGCGTCGCGGTGACCATCGTCCCCTGCGTCGTCATCTACCTGCTGCTGCAGAAGTACTACGTCGGCGGGCTGCTCAGCGGTCCGGTGAAGTAG
- a CDS encoding carbohydrate ABC transporter permease: MSGDRHRGRRQLPFPGPAATAGAVRRRPLSRAGRRRLAGVAMTTPALAMITLFFLVPLVMMLWMSLHNWPLLGEHRFTGLKNYRDALHDTEFRTAVIFTVKYTLITTPVLFVLGLALALLVRRRHRGARFFQFLYFVPVVVGLASAAFLWLFMFQSDIGPAGDLADHLGLGSRTTNLFAGSASAMLVVIGMVTWKVVGLQMLLLLTGLQSIPTDVEEAARIDGASRLQTFRYVILPLLRPTLALVLVFSVAGSLLAFDQFYVMTGGGPSNSTITAVYEIYRTSFIKFQLGYGSALSALLMIVLVAVSAVQLLLLRSSDQ, from the coding sequence ATGAGCGGAGACCGCCACCGCGGCCGCCGTCAACTGCCCTTCCCGGGACCGGCGGCCACGGCCGGCGCCGTCCGCCGACGGCCACTGTCCCGGGCCGGGCGGCGTCGGCTGGCCGGTGTCGCGATGACGACACCCGCCCTGGCGATGATCACGCTCTTCTTCCTCGTCCCGCTCGTCATGATGCTGTGGATGTCGCTCCACAACTGGCCGCTGCTGGGGGAGCACCGCTTCACCGGCCTGAAGAACTACCGCGACGCCCTGCACGACACCGAGTTCCGCACCGCCGTGATCTTCACGGTCAAGTACACGCTCATCACCACGCCGGTGCTGTTCGTCCTCGGCCTCGCGTTGGCCCTGCTGGTCCGCCGGAGACACCGCGGCGCCCGCTTCTTCCAATTCCTGTACTTCGTGCCGGTCGTGGTCGGTCTCGCCTCGGCGGCCTTCCTGTGGCTGTTCATGTTCCAGTCCGACATCGGCCCGGCCGGTGACCTCGCCGACCACCTCGGCCTCGGCAGCCGTACCACCAACTTGTTCGCCGGATCGGCGTCCGCGATGCTCGTGGTCATCGGCATGGTGACCTGGAAAGTCGTCGGCCTGCAGATGCTTCTGCTGCTGACCGGACTCCAGTCGATCCCCACCGACGTGGAGGAGGCCGCCAGAATCGACGGCGCGAGCCGCCTGCAGACCTTCCGTTACGTCATCCTTCCGCTGCTGCGCCCGACGCTGGCCCTGGTCCTGGTCTTCTCCGTCGCCGGTTCGCTGCTCGCCTTCGACCAGTTCTACGTCATGACCGGCGGCGGCCCGTCGAACTCGACGATCACCGCGGTGTACGAGATCTACCGGACGTCCTTCATCAAGTTCCAGCTCGGATACGGCTCGGCCCTGTCCGCCCTGCTGATGATCGTGCTCGTCGCGGTCAGCGCGGTACAGCTGCTGCTGTTGCGCTCTTCCGACCAATGA